The DNA segment CATCGTTCTTCTTCTTTTcttatattttttaaatatattttatttagtTTTTCATTGAAAAACAGTTCGGAGTAGGGTCTTCCGAACATTCAGGCCGCGCTGCACAACAATTCTCCGATTTATTCCTTTCCTAATGACTGTTAAAATTACAATAACCAATAAACcgaccaaccggtatgtctttgtacagtggggggaaaccagagcgcccggaggaaatccacacgctCGTGGGGGGAAATTGGAAACTCCTTGCTGGAAGCGACGGGAAtagaacccgggtcgctggttcTGTAAAGCGCTGCGCTAACCATCACATGCCCGTGCCGCCCTTCTCCTTGACAGCAATCACTAAACATACAAAACGCAATGGAGTCCCCGAAAATCCCCACAACATGTTAATCCCCACAAGACGGTCATTGATCTTATGTGTGAAAAAGGAAAAAGGCGGGCGAACAATAATACAGCTACGGTAAATAATAAACTTGTGACACTCTCTCTTTCCACTCTTTCACGCACCTCTCTCTCGCTTCATTGTCCGTTCCCCCTCTTTCCCACattttctctccctcactctctctctctttcccaatctttccctgtctctctcacacatcccactccccattcacacaGAACATCGCTTCCTCTTCTCACGCGGCCAtttcctctcccctttctcttctcgttttctctcccccattctctcacattttCCCGCCCATCGCCGGCCTCTCACCATCCCTGAATTCTCCTTCTGTTTCTCTGAATGGCGTCTCCACAGGTCCGCATAAACAGGAGCCGAATGAGAACATTGGAAATAGACCAGACCGTAAGATCTGCCTGCACAGCCTAGTGACGTCCGTCCTCTTCGTGGCCGTGGTCGGGCTGTCGATCGATGGTGAGTCGAACGGACTCCGGTTGGAGTCAGACCGTAAAATAACAAAGTGGAATAAAACATGAGTGTAAAACCTCACAGTGACCCGGACTCGCCGCTGAACGTGTACCTCACCATGACACTGACACATACCGTTCCGTGACACCATGACACTGTCACACCCCTCACCGCGGAACTGACACTACCCTTCCTGTACAGGGACATAACTCCCACCATGACACAGTTACGTCCACACCGTGACACCGAGAAAAGCAAGTCTGAATCCGGACGGCCAATTCCCCGTGCATACCTGGATAACCCTCCCCTGAGGGACCCAGTCAAAAGCCCCCGGCTCCAACTTAATCGATCACATTCGGGAGAGGTGACAAAATCTCTGGAATCAGAGAGACGCTTATCAGCCCTGGCAAGAGAAAGGATTTGGACTCTCAGCAATGAGGCTCAATGTAActgggaatgagagagggagggatgatcGTCGTGGAAGGAGAGGCCGCGGCTGGTGGGTGGAAGGGAGTCCCAGTGGGGGACACAGCTGAATTCACCCACACACTGAAAGAGAACATGGAAAATAGTTCGAACCATGGGATCTGACTACTCCGCCTCTTTACGTCCGCCCTTATCGTGATTGTTTCCGGTCTCTCGACCAATGGTGAGCCGAATGGGATCCAAATGTAAATAATTTGTTATTGTAAAACACGACAGAGACACCGAGAcgcccttcaccgtgacactgaggcatcactcactgtgacaccaacacgctCCTCAACCCTACCCGTCCAGCTCCGCACCGTGACAAAGACTCACATATCACTGTAAcacccctcaacataacaccgatgCACAACTTACGTTGTACACCCCGTGACATTGATCCACGCCTCAGCGTGAAACTGTCACACCCACCGTAGCCATGACATGTCTCTCACCGTGACTCAGACACACCTCTCTCTGTGAGACCAGCGCATCACAAACCATGACACAGTTACTCTACACACCGGGACACCCACACGCCCCTCACTCTGAGATTTCCCTCGCAGTGACATCGAGAAACACTTCATTATGAACCGCCTCAACTGTCGACAGTGCACCTAAACTcctatcacagtgacaccgactcCTTCCTCAGAGCAACTCGAACATGCCCCGCACGATACTAACGCAGACCCCCCTTGTACCATCAACAAACCcttcagcgggacattgatatacCACTCAGCGTGACACAGACACCCCTCTCAATGTGGCGCTGAAGCCACTCACTGTGTCACCAGCACAttcttcactgtgacacccttcaccgtgacactgacacaacactctctgtgacccgttcggtagAGTGACGCTGACTCGCGTGTCACTGTAAATGCTaatcatccttcaccatctctctcagtgtcacagattcgtcagtctcaGATCACATCCAGCCGAAACTTACAGCTCCTTCGGGAAGAGTATCGCGAGATGAACAGGACCCAGCGCCAATGTCGACTACAAGTCCATGAGTTAAACTCAACCCTTGAATCCACAATATCCGAGAATTCCCTCCTGAATCTGACCCAGAGAACCTGTCTCAACTATCTTTCTGCGCTCAACTCTAATCTGTCCGTTCTTAACCGAAGAAACACTGAACTTCGTAACCAGGTTATTCAGGTGAAAAGGAAGTACAGATCTGCCAACGAAAACAAGGCGCAAATTTGTCAATTGTTGACCGGCacaagaggtgaggcatcatcccacTCTTTCTCCAgttcctcatcacagggcaggcatggagagaggaagcgtctcTCTGTGCTTAACATCGGGActgtgtgaagagatggtatggagggtgattcactctgtgtttgacccggtgagtgtgtgataagacggtgtggaaggagttggataaaaaaaatggcttaaaggaagaaagcagagtgtagttgtggaaggaaagtattctgcctggaggtcagtgactcgTGGAGTCctggacccctgctatttgtgatttttataactgacttggatgtagaggtggaaggatgggtaagTAAGTTTGTGCATGACACAAAGGATGgaaaagttgtggatggagctatatGTGGTCGAAGGATACAAGAGTATATatacaggctgcagagttgggcagaaaaatggcagagggAGTTCattccggacaagtgtgaggtgatgcattttggaaggacaaaccagaagactgagaacaggattaatggtcagttacttaaaagtgcggatgaacaaagggacctggggtTTAAATCCATACATCcatcaaggtcgctgcacaggttgatagagtagttaagaagacctatggaatgctaggcttcattaacaaaggattgagttcaagagtagagaggtcatgtttcaactctacaaatctctggtgagaccgcacctagagtattgtgttcacttctcgtcacctcattataggaatgatgtggacgctatggagagggtgcaaaggagatttaccaggatgttgcctggattggagaataattcatatgaagcaaggttagcacagctgggacttttctctttggagcgtagaataataagcggggacttgatagaggtctagaagattctgagaggcatagataggttgAATAGTCAATACCTGTTTCCCAGCACACCAACAGCAAATACCAgaaggcatatgtacaaaattaagggagggaagtttaggggagacatcaggggtaagtcttttacacagagggttgtgagtgcctgcaatGACTTGtcaggaatggtggtggaggctaaaacattagaggtatttaagaccctcttggagaggcacatggatgaatgaaaaatatAGGGTTATGGAGTAGTGCGGGTTTAGTATTTTTTAAGgactatatgggtcagcacaacgtggagggctgaaaggcctctactgcgctgtaatgttctatagttctatggttctatggagtaACACAGATAAACTGACCCCGGAGGAGTGTGACTGGACGTCGTGCAGGAAATTTCACTACACGTCTGAACGCTGGAATGTGTGATGAGGCCATGAcgaaagagattcactctgtgtctgatccaggcagTGCGTGACGAGGCTTTGCAGAGGTAGAAAAACGATGTGTCTCActccgggtgtgtgtgatcgGAAGATGTTTACTGACCCCTGTGATGTCACCGGGTAGAAGGAGCATCATACTAtggttgaccacgggagtgtgcggcgGGATGAAGCAGAGAGtgtttcatttcctatctgaccacgggaggtaGTATTAGGGTAGTGTGGAGGAAGAAATGACCGAATGATGGGACACAAGGAGTGTGCGATAGTGCTGATTAGCGTTAGGGTCGTGTGTGCTGGGACACTGGGGAAGGAAcctcactctatgtctgacaacGGAAGCGTATGTTGGGAACGTGAGACATGAGCTTCCTTCTTCGCCTGTCCCcaagagtgtgtgacgggacattgTGTGCGGAACCCAAACTTCTCTCTGACTGGTCAGGAAGTGTGTGATTGAATTGTCTGCAGGGACTTTCACTCGACAACTAATGGGACGATCCCGAGGTAGTTTCATTTCATGTCTGCTCTCGGGAATGTGTGgcgggagactcactctgtgtctgatcccgcgagagtgtgatgagacggtgcggACGGTGCACAATGTTTTTGACCCTCCGCGTGTGTCATAGgagagtgagaaagagcttcactcCATTGCTTTCTCCGGGTGCCAGTAATCGGACGGTGCTGAAAGAGCTAAACTGCTAAACTGTGTCTAACCCCTGGATTGTGCGATTGGACACTGTGACATTCGCTTAACTCTGTGTCTCactctgggaatgtgtgatggaacggtgtggagggagcttcactctgtgtctacccGCAGGAGCGCGTAGTTTGACAGTGGACAGCGTGCAGTCTGAACCTATGTGTGTGTAAAGTGACtgtgcggagagagagagagagagagagagagagagagcgagagagagagagagtgagagcttcactctctgtgtctgacggtgcggagggaggtaGGGAGGTTCAGTCTATGTCTGGCCGGAGGTGtgcgtgatcggacggtgtgaaaGCAGCGACACCTGCTGTCTGAATCCGGGATTGGACGTTGTTGAGGGTGTTTGACATTTTCTGATCCCAGTCGGTGCAATGgaagttatggagggagattcactgtttttTGTTCATTATTTGTAGTGCATCCGTGTCCTCAGAACTGGATCAATAACGGAAgtcggtgttatttcatatcctccATGGAGAAAACTTATGATGGAGCGAGGGAACATTGTTCAAACTTTAATGCAAGGCTCCTCGAAATAAAttcaaaaaaggaagaggtaagTGATTCCCGAGGTCTACTATAGATCGAAATattcgacaccgtcccatcacacactcccggggatagacacagaatgaaactcccaCTAGAAGCACAATCTGAacccggtttattatcactggaatgtgacgtgaaatttcttaacttgagcatcagcaattcaatgcaatacataacagagagacagaaaataataataaataaaataaagcataataaaagtaaacaagtaaatcaaacaCAGATATTGAATTGATTATTTAAAgtgtaaaataaaacagaaatggcGTACATtataaaaagtgaagtagtgtccaaagcttcagagtccattcaggaatcggatggcagaggggaagaagctgttcctgaatcactgaatgtagctcctccataccggagagtgatgcagcctgtgaggatgctctcaacggtacaactatagaagtattTTTTTTCGTGTAACCGAATGAAGTCCCaccacgccgtcccgtcacacattccATCGATCAGACACTTGGTGATGCCACCTCTGTGCCATCTCGTCACATTTTCCCGTGGTCAGGTATGGAGGGAGGATAAATGTGACTCTCAGGTTCGACCAGCATGCGTTAGTCTGGGGGtcggtggtggggggtggggtcgtTACTGAGAAATCTCGCTTGTGTgatgtgttgcccagttacaaatGAATCCCACGAAACAACCAACAGTTCACCATTTGCAATTAAACGACTGGGCTTTATGATTCTTCATTTGAGTAGCGGGTTAGTacagaaaacaaagagaaaaagggcccattttaaggaaacagtctaatgcgctcCTTGGAGCTCACTGTTTTCCCGTCCGTCcgttctccatcgatttcccccggGCGTGATCCACTCccgaccccattccaagtccGCTCAGGCCTGCAGTCTACGATTACCCcgctctggcatcttctctccccatcttcAGCCGAACAAAAACACGCGAGTCCCTCGCTCTCGGGCTCTCAGGAAAGAAAACCCCTCCCATCAGGGGACGCCacccattccaaagcccccgttaacTCTCGTCATAGCACAAAcccactgctgctacagagaaaccattacattagcagtgaaacatttcccAGTGAGTTGCATGCACATTAATCAAAGGAATTTAATTTCACAGGATTTTGTTTCCACATCCATCGGCTATGTATACAGAacttactggattggaaaatgcagagACGGGTGAGGTTTGGACTGTTACAGGTCGGTGGTGTGCGAGTGACTCGAGGCCGtgtggagagaatgggacagtgggattagtttggagtcTGACACGAGGCCGTTTGGACAGAatgggagagtgggattagtttgttgaCTGACCCACGGTTTTCGGGAGAGAGTGGCGCAGTGGAATTGATTTGGGAACTGACTCGTGTTTGTAAGGGAGAGAGGTGTAGTGGAATTTTTCCGGGGCTGGGAGGCGAGCGCAGATTAGTGGACTATTTTTTTCGACTATTTCCggttgcctgctgtacctgttttatctctgttgaaattgtctaACCCTTTTTCATAGGAATGTGGACTCTAATGTTCTCGACAAGTCCTTTGGATGGTCCAGCTGCAGTAAATGCAACGCGTACCGGGGCTACAATAATTGCAAAAGTAATTAcagattcatctgcgagaagtcggatATTCCTGCAGAGATCAGAGGTCTCTGTCAACACCCCGTGGAGAAGACTTAAATCAAATGAATGCACCCCACCTCTCCCCATTCAATCTAACCCACTCTCAAACCCCCATCCTTTTACTCCTTaccaccctctcttcccctccttcCTACCCCAGTCTCCTCCTCTAATCGCATCCCCATTCTTCCCCACTACTCACCCTCTCCCCATCTAGACCACTCTTCACCCTTCCCGCCCCGCTCTCCGCTCCCCCCATTTACTCCCCCTTTCTACTCCTCTCTTTGTCCTTCTCCTCAACTCATTCCGCTTCTGCTCTGGCTCTGTCTCCCTCGGACCCCACTCTCTGCCTCTCCGCTCTCCGTTCTCTCCACAcactctcacctcaattctgTGCACTCAGTCTCTCAATTCCCCAACCCAGGTGGAAAAGACtgtgcacattcaccctatctgtacccctcctgGATTCATAACCACAATCCAGGGAATATAGACTCATCCGTCCttcttgccttctctccgtatctTCGACTCtcgagacccggcaacatcctcgtaaatctccccccgcactctctccagctcagtggcatctttcctacaggagggggaccagaactgtacaccgcCCTCCAAGCGCCGCCTCACCGAAGCATTGAACAACTTCAACGTGACCCCGGGACGATGCAAAGATGTAAAATTAACGTAAATTGGGAGAATTAATAAATACTGCAATGAAGGTaaataccgagggagtgtttaaGTGTTCAGGGAGCGTTCGCAATCtgatggaggagtggaggcaactgcttgtaaattgttgtgttttcaggctcctgtaccctctccccGATGGCACCTATGAGCAGAGGGCATTTCCCGGCGGGAGGGCGTCCTTGCTGGTGGATACGGTCTTCCCGACGTATTCACTTTTGACCATGTCCgcgatggaggggagggttgttgACGGGCAATAATTGGCACTCTGAGCCTCAAAGGGAAGGTGACAGCTAACCACACTCCGGTGAATGGGAATGCTGAAATGGGACGCCTGCCGCTGTTCAGTCGGGAACGTGACACCTTCTtcgtgtttgagtgaatgtgtaATTTCCACGCTGATGGATTCCacattctgctccatagatcCCATATCGTCCCCCACTATCGCCCTGACCTCAGACTCAATCAAgagcgctaccccacctccttgaCATTCCTGCTCATCCTTTCGTATTCCCTGATATCCTTGGGTATTGAATTTCCAGTCCTCTCCTCTTTGCAACCACGTCTCCATAACGACCACTAAATCACtcccctttgtactgatttggGCCACTGACCTTATTTGGAAAACTACGGACATTCAGATAAAGTGattttacactcattgtgcttttaaaatcatgtCATCTTTCTCTCTTTACACTTGAAGTTTCTTCGCGTCGCTTCACTCCACTCTTACctttctcttttttatcttttgattttactttaactttatccacacttttctcttATACCTTATCCATACTCCGCCAATCTATTGCATACATACCCGCATTATGTGGCTATctgggatccaggtcccatcccgGTTCAGGTCTAGCCCGTCCCATTGGAACAGTTCCCTCCTTCCCCAgtactggtgccaatttcccgtgaattcaaacccacttctcccacaccaatccttgagccacgCATTTAACTCTAATCTTCTTTACATTAGGCAAATTTCACATGGCTGAGGCTGTAGCCAGGAGATTGCATCCTTTTTTGTTTTAGCTTTAGTTTTTAAGTCCGTAGTTGcttaattccctcagcagaagcgTTTACATCGATCTACCGATATGTTGCATTTGAAATATTGACTTGGTTTCCACCGCCGCCAGCCGCAAGGTATTCCTCCAATCACCCCTCATGGCAGAAGAAATCCCTCCGAACCTACGCTCTAAATTCCCATCCCTGCATGCTGATGCTTTCCCCGCAGGCCTTTGTCCCGACCtcaccatctctctccccattcacTCGATcgaggactttcaacatttgatgagCGACAATGACGTCaccactcattcatctgaattccagtgagtacaggcccagattcCTCAAACGCTcctcaatcccggaatcattttcgcgAAACTCCATTTCACCCTTCAGAACGTCAACACATCCTTCCCTGCATAAGGTCCAAAAATAGGTCCATATTACCCAAGATTAGGCCTCCgaaaatcaccttaaaattaaatGATCGTCTTTATTTGTTAGTCCTCTGGAAAGCAATGAGACcgctgtatttgccttcctcaccaccgactccaaCAATAAATTAACCTTAAGgaaatcctgcagaaggactcccaaatccctttcggCCGTAGATTGTTGAGTTTTCTCTCAATTTCGAAAATAGTCCGCATTTTTATTTATTCTACCGAAttgcaagaccatacacttcccggcaGTCTATTCCGTCAGCCATCGCTTTGCCCATTTCCGCAATCGGTCTCAGCCCTTTTGTAGCCCTTCTGTTATTTGAGCCCTACCTGTGGATGGGTAATGTTATGGCCtgcctgcactgactgtggtttcccgatgaggaagtcaaacaTTCGGTTGCACAGGGAGATACTCTGACCCAGGATTTGGGGCTTGTTGATTATAATTGAGGAAGtgattgtgctgaacgctgagctgttgtcAATGAACCGCAGTCTGATGGAGATATTCCAATTCTCCAGACGGACAGAGGCCACTGGGAACCAGGACAGTCAAGCCACTGCAGACCTCTTGTGGAGAGAGACAAGGTCAACGGGGTCAACGTGCTGGGCTCAGCAAAGATGCTAATATCCGGGAAATTTTCAAATAATTCGAGAGCCTTTCCGGGTGATAGATTGAACgtacagagaggtagttacacgcaCGGTGCAGGGCACAAGAAACTATAGATCGCACGAGGGGGCACTGTTTTAATCTGCTTCAAagcagttacagaggagatgtcagggtttatTTTTGTTTACGTAGTGTTCGTGGAATTGCCTGCCGGCGCTAGTGGCTGTGGCGgttacgataggatcttttaagagactcctggacagggacATGGAGCCTCGAAAATATGGTGCTATGGTTTACCCTTGGTAGGTTCCAAGATAAGTGCATTTTCGGCAATGCTTTCTGGGCCGATAGGCCTCTATTGTGCAGCTTGTTGTTCGGAAATGTTGTGACCGAGCTGCACTGACTGTGGGTTCCCAATGGGGAAGTCAAACATTCTGTTGCCGATGGAGATGCACTGCCCCGGATGCTCAGATTGTTGATAAAAACTGAGGAAATTATTCTGCTGAACTTTAAGCTGTTGTCAAGAAACAGCAGCCCGGTGTGGGTATTGCAAATGTCCAGAATGCCCAAGGCCCAATG comes from the Hypanus sabinus isolate sHypSab1 unplaced genomic scaffold, sHypSab1.hap1 scaffold_305, whole genome shotgun sequence genome and includes:
- the LOC132388365 gene encoding natural killer cells antigen CD94-like; amino-acid sequence: PHKQEPNENIGNRPDRKICLHSLVTSVLFVAVVGLSIDVSQIRQSQITSSRNLQLLREEYREMNRTQRQCRLQVHELNSTLESTISENSLLNLTQRTCLNYLSALNSNLSVLNRRNTELRNQVIQVKRKYRSANENKAQICQLLTGTRVHPCPQNWINNGSRCYFISSMEKTYDGAREHCSNFNARLLEINSKKEEDFVSTSIGYVYRTYWIGKCRDGNVDSNVLDKSFGWSSCSKCNAYRGYNNCKSNYRFICEKSDIPAEIRGLCQHPVEKT